The proteins below come from a single Saccharophagus degradans 2-40 genomic window:
- a CDS encoding SMI1/KNR4 family protein: MREFLETVENLNSQYASIEIDGELDSLSHNFWSAAEIENGKNVQADWDVPAHLIPFYGDWHDLFCLDSDSGKIVSLNDEREIIYVWSCIKDFIASLSTTEVELTKKPEIVSFSLSPDLLEKANEFKKKNT; this comes from the coding sequence TTGCGAGAATTTTTGGAGACTGTAGAAAATCTAAATTCACAATATGCTTCTATCGAAATAGATGGTGAGTTAGATTCTTTAAGCCACAATTTCTGGTCAGCCGCTGAAATTGAAAATGGGAAAAACGTCCAGGCCGACTGGGATGTTCCTGCTCATCTAATTCCATTTTATGGCGATTGGCACGATCTATTCTGTTTAGATTCTGATAGTGGAAAAATTGTATCTCTGAACGATGAGAGAGAAATAATATATGTGTGGAGTTGCATAAAAGACTTTATAGCATCTTTATCAACGACAGAAGTTGAGCTTACAAAAAAGCCAGAGATAGTAAGTTTCAGTCTCTCACCCGATTTACTTGAGAAAGCTAATGAGTTCAAAAAGAAAAACACTTAA
- a CDS encoding FHA domain-containing protein: MIIQSIDRSGHVIAIQKYVGTRVDIGRGFSNQHIINDPYADGKHVRVEYDHQHEVFFVSDLESANGTTILRGKQIINVNAHPTPLQAGDTLVVGKTHMRIVTEHTPVPPPLRFSKFEETYRLLGQWWVFIIASIAVLSLNAWSIYIEAPFSETLTKQYAEGIYVVLVALGFAGVWSIAAKLQHLEVKFLLYANLALLAESIFMLLDLSEWVIKFNMAWLWLNGYTPELVAMAVLFVGLYICAYQATRLRLRGRIIFASIAPALIVLTTTMKLLDKDDFKSRPDYKMIVVAPSWQLRGSVTEDKFLAATKKAYKEAAPIEKKMSGAKKENLMEDDGELGSGSVGVIE, encoded by the coding sequence ATGATAATTCAAAGTATAGACAGAAGCGGCCATGTAATAGCAATACAAAAATACGTAGGTACCCGTGTAGATATAGGGCGCGGGTTTAGCAACCAGCACATTATTAACGACCCCTACGCCGATGGTAAACATGTACGCGTAGAGTACGACCATCAACACGAAGTATTTTTTGTATCCGATTTAGAATCGGCAAACGGCACAACAATATTGCGCGGCAAACAAATAATAAACGTGAATGCCCACCCCACACCTTTGCAAGCGGGCGACACATTGGTAGTGGGCAAAACCCACATGCGCATAGTAACCGAGCACACCCCCGTGCCACCGCCTTTGCGCTTTTCTAAATTTGAAGAAACCTACAGGCTACTTGGCCAGTGGTGGGTATTTATAATTGCCAGTATTGCAGTGCTTAGCTTAAATGCATGGAGCATATACATAGAAGCCCCCTTTAGCGAAACACTTACCAAACAATATGCCGAGGGTATATATGTAGTGCTAGTTGCGCTTGGCTTTGCGGGGGTATGGTCTATTGCCGCCAAACTACAGCATTTAGAAGTAAAGTTTTTACTCTATGCCAACCTCGCGCTACTGGCCGAAAGTATATTTATGCTGCTAGACCTTTCCGAATGGGTAATAAAATTCAACATGGCATGGCTATGGTTAAACGGCTATACCCCAGAACTAGTAGCGATGGCTGTATTGTTTGTAGGCCTATATATATGCGCCTACCAAGCCACACGTTTAAGGCTGCGCGGCAGAATAATATTCGCATCCATCGCGCCCGCATTAATTGTGCTTACCACAACAATGAAGCTACTAGATAAAGACGACTTTAAATCTAGGCCCGATTACAAAATGATAGTAGTAGCCCCCAGCTGGCAACTGCGCGGCAGCGTAACGGAAGATAAATTTTTGGCGGCAACCAAGAAGGCTTATAAAGAGGCTGCGCCAATTGAGAAGAAAATGAGTGGTGCTAAGAAAGAGAATTTGATGGAGGATGATGGTGAATTGGGCAGTGGTTCTGTAGGTGTCATAGAATAG
- a CDS encoding S1 family peptidase, with protein sequence MKTTKYSAIGQCAHWLAAVSLSVCALISGPAYTQELAPNNKPAVDSGQQAKHTISTFKDSIFQVRIINVDSKNARSFGSGFYIGDGGLIATNYHVINSVLFEPENYRAIIEIGDEEIPLNIEAVDAISDVAILSVPVKRPALALSAVPPARGERLYSVGNPHDLGMTIVEGNYNGLIDNRFFDQIHFSGALNPGMSGGPNLNANGEVVGLNVATKGNQVGFLVPVDKLKALLVDLEVGKYSEEELQQKVGKQIQKASHYVVTELLSPDWPIEDMGEALVVGKVHPNLHCWGDSDEDEDNHLIVIKRGCHSASSFPIYKTLTSGFVEYEFWHIQGKDWPEYSYYRMLQKQVSHARPGNQAGEDDVENYTCEIDIVTREQDGLKRKISYCTRPYKKFKGLYDVFYMGVTLDKSHVAVMEHFTLSGVTQEDSAQFLEKFIKQVAWQ encoded by the coding sequence TTGAAAACAACAAAATATTCGGCCATAGGCCAATGCGCACATTGGCTAGCAGCGGTATCGCTAAGTGTGTGTGCGCTTATTAGCGGGCCAGCCTACACACAAGAGCTTGCCCCCAATAATAAGCCGGCAGTGGATAGCGGCCAGCAAGCCAAGCACACCATTTCCACCTTTAAAGATTCTATTTTTCAGGTGCGCATAATAAATGTAGATTCCAAAAACGCGCGCTCGTTTGGCTCTGGCTTTTATATTGGCGATGGCGGCCTAATAGCAACCAATTACCATGTTATTAACTCTGTATTGTTCGAGCCAGAAAACTACCGCGCAATAATAGAAATAGGCGACGAAGAAATACCCCTAAACATAGAAGCGGTAGATGCCATTAGCGATGTGGCTATTTTATCGGTACCGGTTAAACGCCCAGCGCTAGCGCTAAGCGCCGTACCCCCCGCGCGCGGCGAGCGCTTATATTCTGTGGGCAACCCGCACGACCTAGGCATGACAATAGTAGAAGGCAACTACAACGGCCTTATCGATAACCGCTTTTTCGATCAAATACACTTCTCTGGTGCGCTTAACCCCGGCATGAGCGGTGGCCCAAACCTAAATGCCAATGGCGAAGTGGTAGGCCTAAACGTGGCTACCAAAGGCAACCAAGTGGGTTTTTTAGTACCCGTAGATAAACTTAAAGCGCTACTGGTAGATTTAGAAGTAGGCAAATACAGCGAAGAAGAGCTACAACAAAAAGTAGGCAAGCAAATTCAAAAGGCAAGCCACTACGTAGTAACCGAACTGCTCTCACCCGATTGGCCAATAGAAGATATGGGCGAGGCCCTAGTAGTTGGCAAAGTGCACCCCAACTTACATTGCTGGGGCGATAGCGACGAAGATGAAGATAACCACCTAATAGTTATAAAGCGTGGCTGCCACAGCGCGTCGTCGTTCCCTATTTATAAAACCCTTACATCGGGTTTTGTAGAATACGAATTTTGGCATATACAAGGTAAAGATTGGCCAGAGTATTCCTATTACCGCATGCTACAAAAACAAGTATCCCACGCGCGCCCAGGCAACCAAGCCGGTGAAGACGACGTAGAAAACTACACATGCGAAATAGATATAGTAACTCGCGAGCAAGATGGCCTAAAACGCAAAATTTCTTACTGCACTCGCCCTTACAAAAAATTTAAAGGCCTGTACGATGTATTTTATATGGGCGTTACGCTCGATAAATCACACGTAGCGGTTATGGAGCACTTCACCTTATCTGGCGTAACCCAAGAGGATTCGGCCCAGTTTTTAGAAAAATTTATTAAACAGGTGGCATGGCAATGA
- a CDS encoding rhamnogalacturonan acetylesterase, with translation MPVFRPYLRLIALVTALLGLTACTTPANVSAPAVTTVHMAGDSTMSIKDVKDYPETGWGVPFATFFDESIQVVNHAKNGRSTRTFIEEGRWQVIMDALKPGDVVFIQFGHNDESVSKKDRYTTPEQYSNNLKRFINDVRAKQANPILLSPITRRYFNEDGTIKHTHPYADLSRKVAASEEVVFLDMELITREYFQKLGDKDSALRFMHIPADTHPNYPNGVRDDTHLNNMGAREVAQLVLAELKKQQHPLVKRVRTADPKHLKLSY, from the coding sequence ATGCCCGTTTTTCGCCCATATTTACGCTTAATTGCGCTTGTTACTGCCCTGCTGGGGCTTACCGCTTGTACAACACCGGCAAATGTTAGCGCGCCGGCTGTTACCACTGTGCATATGGCTGGGGATTCAACTATGTCTATTAAGGATGTAAAAGATTACCCTGAAACGGGTTGGGGCGTGCCTTTTGCCACCTTTTTTGACGAGTCTATACAGGTGGTGAACCACGCTAAAAATGGCCGCAGCACACGCACTTTTATAGAAGAGGGCCGCTGGCAAGTCATTATGGATGCGCTTAAGCCTGGCGATGTGGTGTTTATACAGTTTGGCCACAACGATGAGTCGGTATCTAAAAAAGACCGCTACACCACCCCAGAGCAATACAGCAATAACCTAAAACGTTTTATTAACGATGTGCGCGCTAAGCAAGCTAACCCAATTTTACTAAGCCCTATTACACGCCGTTATTTTAATGAAGACGGAACCATTAAACATACCCACCCCTATGCCGATTTAAGCCGCAAGGTTGCCGCTAGCGAAGAGGTTGTATTTTTGGATATGGAATTAATTACGCGAGAGTATTTTCAGAAGCTTGGCGATAAAGACTCGGCCTTACGCTTTATGCATATACCGGCAGACACGCACCCCAACTACCCCAACGGCGTACGCGACGACACACACCTAAACAATATGGGCGCACGCGAAGTAGCGCAATTGGTATTGGCCGAGCTTAAAAAACAGCAACACCCACTTGTTAAGCGCGTGCGTACCGCAGACCCAAAACATTTAAAATTAAGTTACTAG
- a CDS encoding efflux RND transporter permease subunit, giving the protein MSSPTNTQPPNEPQQEPDGSALHSSYDTSTGIIAWFARNSVAANLLMACIIIAGVMAALQIRKQMFPAMEINWINVNIPYRGAAPQEVEEAITVKLEEALAQVQGLERVITYSNRGNASANIQVLESYDIREVLDDVKSSIDSISSFPAGMERPIVNQAKYRQEVMYISLSGDLDRKYLKQLGQSIQDELQNLPGVNITDYYSGAGYEIAIEVDPIRLREYDLTFNDISQAISKFSTNSSAGQIRADEGTISVRVENQAYVGYEYENIPIKTLPNGTQLLVGDIATVRDGFEEGISFNKLDGQNAVIFFVGASADQSITVISETVNDYLQKRQATLPEGVRLEPWVDLTYYLNGRLNMMLSNMWFGGILVLLILATFLRLRLAFWVMMGLPVSFLGALALLPISYIDVTINVVSLFAFIMVLGVVVDDAIVIGESVASEVEEKGQTLDNVIRGAQRVAVPATFGVLTTIAAFWPMVMESGPQSEFSNAIGTVVVLCLLFSLVESKLILPSHLAHMKPENPETRGFLKGPRNAHMRFRQAVDRKLNNFIQNIYQPFIYKAIHYRYVVWAAFTALIFITASFFIAGKIGFVGFPKVPHDFLDINIEMAENTPEQVTLNTIESLNDIVEKANAMVEEEYGATMVDRIMLEIHSRTSAKITAKLVDPEIRPASPLVLSAKVREIMPKFPGLKRITIRDTIGGGGGGGANNGDISFRIKSKDEAQLKAVAAAIKDELATYEGVFEINDSEQDPVTEARFSLKPHATSLGLTIADVAGQASAALYGLEAQRIVRDRDEIRVMVRYPEHYRDAISHVGNVLIQTPAGTRVPLNEIANIDFVDSVNQIYREDGNRAITVYASVDAEKTSTFKVADALKADLFEKLKGQYSRVEIEEAGDLKDNRETMQNNIINIFKILIPIYILLALPLRSYLQPLMIMSVIPFGVVGAIYGHLLLGLDLSAMSLFGIFAVVGVVVNDSLVMVDYVNSAKKAGYDLVTSVCMAGVKRFRAIILTSLTTFFGLIPIIFEPSLQAQIVIPMAVSLAFGVLFATVVTLILIPCLYVMARDVKQVIVVVFNAFAEVFWILHNFIFAVQTPPKNKP; this is encoded by the coding sequence ATGTCTTCGCCAACCAATACCCAACCACCAAATGAACCGCAACAAGAACCAGACGGCAGCGCCTTGCATTCATCTTACGATACCAGCACAGGCATAATTGCTTGGTTTGCCCGCAACAGCGTGGCCGCCAACCTATTAATGGCGTGTATTATTATTGCTGGCGTAATGGCCGCGCTACAAATTCGTAAGCAGATGTTTCCAGCAATGGAAATAAACTGGATAAACGTCAATATTCCCTATCGCGGTGCCGCCCCGCAAGAAGTAGAAGAAGCCATAACCGTAAAATTAGAAGAAGCCCTAGCGCAAGTGCAAGGCCTAGAGCGGGTAATAACCTATTCCAATAGAGGGAATGCTAGCGCCAATATTCAAGTATTAGAAAGCTACGATATTCGCGAAGTACTCGATGATGTGAAATCAAGCATCGATTCTATTTCGAGTTTTCCGGCGGGTATGGAGCGGCCAATTGTTAATCAGGCCAAATACCGCCAAGAAGTTATGTACATAAGTCTTTCTGGTGATTTAGATAGAAAATATTTAAAACAGCTGGGCCAATCTATACAAGACGAACTGCAAAATTTACCCGGCGTAAACATTACCGATTACTACAGCGGTGCAGGGTACGAAATTGCCATAGAAGTCGACCCCATTCGTTTGCGCGAATACGATTTAACTTTTAACGATATTTCGCAAGCCATTAGTAAGTTCTCTACCAATAGCTCTGCCGGTCAAATACGCGCAGACGAAGGCACTATTTCTGTTCGCGTAGAAAACCAAGCCTATGTGGGCTACGAATACGAAAATATACCCATTAAAACTTTACCCAACGGCACCCAGCTTTTGGTGGGCGATATAGCCACTGTACGCGATGGTTTTGAAGAGGGCATTAGCTTTAATAAATTAGATGGCCAAAACGCGGTAATCTTTTTTGTGGGTGCATCGGCCGACCAAAGTATTACGGTTATTTCGGAAACCGTTAACGACTATTTACAAAAACGCCAAGCCACCCTGCCAGAAGGTGTAAGGCTAGAGCCGTGGGTAGATTTAACCTACTACCTAAATGGCCGCCTAAATATGATGCTAAGTAATATGTGGTTTGGCGGCATTTTAGTGTTGCTCATTCTCGCAACATTTTTACGCTTGCGCCTAGCGTTTTGGGTAATGATGGGGCTGCCGGTTAGCTTTTTAGGCGCCTTGGCGCTGCTGCCCATAAGCTACATAGATGTAACCATTAACGTTGTAAGTTTATTCGCCTTTATTATGGTGCTGGGGGTGGTGGTAGACGATGCCATAGTTATTGGCGAAAGCGTGGCCTCGGAGGTAGAAGAAAAAGGCCAAACCCTAGATAACGTAATACGCGGTGCGCAGCGGGTTGCAGTGCCGGCCACCTTTGGCGTGCTTACAACCATAGCCGCGTTTTGGCCTATGGTAATGGAAAGCGGCCCGCAATCGGAATTTTCTAATGCTATTGGAACTGTGGTTGTACTGTGCTTGTTGTTTTCGCTGGTGGAATCTAAATTAATTCTGCCGTCGCATTTGGCGCATATGAAACCAGAAAACCCCGAAACACGCGGCTTTTTAAAAGGGCCGCGCAATGCGCACATGCGTTTTAGGCAAGCGGTAGATCGCAAGCTAAATAACTTTATTCAAAATATTTATCAGCCGTTTATTTACAAAGCAATTCACTATCGCTACGTAGTGTGGGCGGCGTTTACTGCGCTTATTTTTATTACCGCGTCGTTTTTTATTGCCGGTAAAATTGGTTTTGTGGGCTTTCCAAAAGTACCGCACGACTTTTTAGATATAAATATAGAAATGGCAGAAAACACGCCAGAGCAAGTTACCCTAAATACAATAGAGTCGCTAAACGACATTGTAGAAAAAGCGAATGCCATGGTAGAGGAAGAATACGGCGCAACCATGGTTGATAGAATTATGCTCGAAATTCACAGCCGCACGTCTGCAAAAATTACAGCCAAACTTGTAGACCCAGAAATACGGCCCGCTTCACCCTTGGTGCTTTCTGCCAAGGTGCGCGAAATTATGCCTAAGTTCCCAGGCCTAAAACGCATAACTATTCGCGATACCATTGGGGGTGGTGGTGGCGGTGGCGCCAATAACGGCGATATTAGCTTTAGAATTAAAAGTAAAGATGAAGCCCAACTAAAAGCCGTTGCTGCAGCCATAAAAGACGAGCTTGCAACCTACGAAGGCGTATTTGAAATTAACGATAGCGAGCAAGACCCAGTTACCGAAGCGCGCTTTAGTTTAAAACCCCATGCCACTAGCTTAGGTTTAACCATTGCCGATGTTGCCGGCCAAGCCAGTGCAGCACTTTACGGCTTAGAGGCGCAGCGCATAGTGCGCGACAGAGATGAAATAAGAGTCATGGTGCGCTACCCAGAGCACTACCGCGATGCCATTAGTCATGTGGGCAATGTGTTAATTCAAACACCGGCGGGTACGCGTGTGCCACTAAACGAAATTGCCAATATCGATTTTGTAGATAGCGTAAACCAAATTTACCGCGAAGATGGTAACAGGGCGATTACTGTGTACGCCTCGGTCGATGCAGAAAAAACTTCAACGTTTAAAGTAGCCGATGCGCTAAAAGCCGATTTGTTCGAAAAATTAAAAGGCCAGTACAGTCGCGTAGAAATTGAAGAGGCAGGCGATTTAAAAGATAACCGCGAAACCATGCAGAACAATATAATTAATATATTTAAAATATTAATTCCTATTTATATCCTGCTGGCGCTGCCATTGCGTTCCTACTTGCAGCCACTAATGATTATGTCGGTAATACCTTTTGGTGTAGTAGGTGCAATATACGGGCATTTATTGTTGGGGTTAGATCTAAGTGCAATGAGTTTGTTTGGTATTTTCGCCGTAGTGGGGGTAGTGGTAAATGATTCGCTAGTCATGGTGGATTACGTCAACTCCGCCAAAAAGGCCGGTTACGATTTAGTCACCTCGGTATGCATGGCAGGTGTTAAACGCTTTAGGGCCATAATACTCACATCGCTTACTACGTTTTTTGGGTTAATACCTATTATTTTTGAACCCAGCCTGCAGGCACAAATTGTGATTCCTATGGCGGTATCGCTAGCCTTTGGGGTGCTGTTTGCCACCGTGGTAACGCTAATACTTATACCGTGCTTATATGTAATGGCGCGCGATGTAAAGCAGGTTATTGTTGTTGTGTTTAACGCTTTCGCAGAGGTGTTTTGGATACTGCACAATTTTATATTTGCAGTACAAACACCACCTAAAAATAAGCCGTAA
- a CDS encoding efflux RND transporter periplasmic adaptor subunit: MSVTKQQIFRPIAVLLGGAAVFTLIMFTKSSDDKREEEKLVPYVSVEKVELAPIQLVAHSQGEVRSRYQTRIVSEVSGKVQAVSPAFENGGLVKKGELLAQIDPFDYEVKVQQAKANLASARAAFIQERAQGRVAEAEWASITNAEPSELGLRKPQQEQALASVKAAEAAYTQAQKDLERTQILAPFDALVKSRDVSPGTFLNIGGTLGELLDVSLAEVRLPVNQSDFSILQNAGRNAQVVLRGHVYGQTQTWQARIVRDEGMVDAASRMIYLVAHIIDPYALNNATPRLPFGTYVSAEIHGELLPQALKIPRRIFINGAIPVVADHKLELREVTVLKEEGKHSIVSAGLADGDLMVVSTLAAPIAGMELTWEGAPTPKSEEATEKAIASAADVKEVK; this comes from the coding sequence ATGAGCGTAACCAAACAACAAATTTTTCGGCCTATAGCGGTTCTACTTGGTGGAGCTGCTGTATTCACTCTGATTATGTTTACCAAATCGTCAGACGATAAACGCGAAGAAGAAAAACTTGTACCTTATGTTTCAGTAGAAAAGGTAGAGCTAGCCCCCATTCAGTTAGTCGCTCACTCGCAGGGCGAGGTGCGTTCACGCTATCAAACCCGCATAGTTAGCGAGGTTAGTGGTAAGGTGCAGGCTGTGTCTCCCGCGTTTGAAAATGGCGGTTTGGTTAAGAAAGGCGAGCTGCTTGCGCAAATAGACCCGTTCGATTACGAAGTAAAAGTGCAGCAAGCCAAAGCTAACCTTGCCAGTGCGCGCGCTGCGTTTATCCAAGAGCGCGCACAGGGCCGGGTAGCCGAGGCCGAGTGGGCGTCTATTACCAACGCCGAGCCATCTGAGTTGGGTTTGCGCAAACCACAGCAAGAGCAAGCATTGGCTTCTGTTAAAGCAGCAGAGGCGGCCTACACCCAAGCGCAAAAAGATTTAGAGCGCACCCAAATACTCGCCCCTTTCGATGCCCTAGTTAAAAGCCGCGATGTTAGCCCCGGTACGTTTTTAAACATAGGCGGCACGCTGGGCGAGTTGTTAGATGTTTCCCTTGCAGAAGTACGTTTACCTGTTAATCAATCCGATTTCTCTATTTTGCAAAATGCAGGTCGCAATGCACAAGTAGTGTTACGCGGCCATGTGTATGGTCAAACGCAAACGTGGCAGGCACGCATTGTGCGCGACGAAGGCATGGTAGATGCCGCAAGCCGTATGATTTACCTCGTGGCACACATTATCGATCCCTACGCGCTTAATAACGCTACACCCCGTTTACCCTTTGGCACCTATGTGTCGGCAGAAATTCACGGCGAGCTATTACCGCAGGCATTAAAAATTCCTCGCCGTATATTTATTAACGGCGCAATCCCCGTTGTAGCAGATCACAAATTAGAATTGCGCGAGGTAACGGTACTAAAAGAAGAAGGCAAGCACAGCATAGTATCTGCCGGGTTGGCCGACGGTGATTTAATGGTGGTATCTACTTTGGCCGCGCCCATTGCCGGTATGGAGCTAACCTGGGAAGGCGCACCTACCCCCAAAAGCGAAGAGGCTACAGAAAAGGCAATTGCGAGCGCCGCCGATGTAAAGGAGGTTAAATAA
- a CDS encoding transglutaminase family protein — MKYRIRHITEYKYAARVSSCYNLAQMVPRSTLRQTCERNFISVSPHPAFTGKRTDYFGNTSYHFELQRAHKTLIITSESEVEVSAQHSALNLDFGVTCADALSLLATSKDPELLLAREFCLDSPMVRATDELREYAAPSFAPDKPLLSCVADLTRRIFEDFKYCPESTTVATPLNEVLANKKGVCQDFAHLQVGCLRALGYPAKYVSGYIETLPAPGQERLVGADATHAWISVYSPREGWFEFDPTNNQIAGDQHIITAWGRDYFDVTPLRGVIFGGGESPILQVSVDVARI, encoded by the coding sequence GTGAAATACCGCATTCGCCACATAACCGAATACAAATATGCCGCGCGCGTTTCTAGCTGCTATAACTTGGCGCAAATGGTGCCGCGCAGCACATTGCGGCAAACCTGCGAACGCAACTTTATAAGCGTATCGCCGCACCCTGCATTTACCGGTAAGCGCACCGATTACTTTGGTAACACCTCTTACCACTTTGAATTACAGCGCGCCCACAAAACCTTAATAATTACTTCCGAAAGCGAAGTAGAGGTATCGGCACAACACAGTGCGTTAAATTTGGATTTTGGCGTAACCTGCGCCGATGCGCTTTCACTGCTAGCCACCTCGAAAGACCCAGAGCTATTGCTCGCGCGTGAGTTTTGCTTAGATTCGCCCATGGTGCGCGCAACTGATGAGCTACGCGAATACGCGGCACCTTCATTCGCACCCGATAAACCACTGTTATCGTGCGTGGCAGATTTAACTCGCCGCATATTCGAAGATTTTAAATACTGCCCAGAATCTACCACCGTAGCCACGCCGCTTAACGAAGTGCTCGCCAATAAAAAAGGCGTATGCCAAGACTTCGCCCACCTGCAGGTAGGCTGTTTGCGCGCGTTGGGCTACCCAGCTAAATACGTATCTGGCTATATAGAAACCTTGCCTGCACCTGGCCAAGAGCGCCTGGTAGGGGCCGATGCCACTCACGCGTGGATAAGCGTTTACTCGCCCCGCGAAGGTTGGTTTGAATTTGACCCCACCAACAATCAAATAGCTGGCGACCAGCATATTATTACCGCATGGGGCCGCGACTACTTCGATGTAACGCCCCTGCGCGGTGTAATATTTGGCGGTGGTGAATCGCCAATATTGCAAGTATCTGTAGATGTTGCGCGTATCTAA